A region from the Oceanidesulfovibrio marinus genome encodes:
- a CDS encoding Rne/Rng family ribonuclease, with protein MARSKKTRRKMFISVLPGEQVEVVLAEDGKVQEFYVEMLHQHRTKGNIYRGVIHNIDPSLQAAFINYGAGKNGFLQVDEVHPEYYNQPHDSTKGYKYPLLQKVLKPGQELLVQVVKEPAGTKGAFLTTYLSIPGRYLVITPGREQIGVSRKVEDDKERARLKEIIDSLKVGEGLGCIVRTASLGASKTNLSKDLQFLKRLWKDVRKTGQESTAPELIYQEPDLAARAIRDYLTEDVGEVWVDDKETAEEVSKFAALIFPRRGSLVKEHDAVERTLYERFNITKQIEQIYSREVVLPSGGRLVFDQAEALMAVDINSGKVSGKTSFSEMAYRTNKEAAEVIPQQLRLRDVGGQIVIDFIEMKDRKQCQDVEKTLKQSMKVDRARHDVGRMTKFGLLQVVRQRIGSSAISVSTEPCPCCGGSGMRRNMEWQALQALRSIYLQLRAQPPRESGLIYKAPQELALYLLNTKKDKLTQLEQDFQTTITVEIA; from the coding sequence ATGGCTCGATCAAAAAAAACTCGCCGCAAGATGTTTATCAGCGTCCTGCCCGGTGAGCAGGTAGAGGTTGTTCTCGCCGAAGATGGCAAGGTTCAGGAATTTTACGTGGAGATGCTCCACCAGCACCGCACCAAAGGCAACATTTATCGCGGCGTCATCCACAACATCGACCCCTCCCTGCAGGCAGCCTTTATCAACTACGGCGCCGGGAAAAACGGCTTCCTCCAGGTGGATGAGGTCCACCCCGAGTACTATAACCAGCCGCACGACTCCACCAAGGGTTACAAGTACCCGCTGTTGCAGAAAGTTCTGAAGCCCGGCCAGGAGCTGCTCGTCCAGGTGGTCAAGGAGCCGGCCGGCACCAAGGGCGCCTTCCTCACCACCTATCTGTCCATCCCCGGCCGCTATCTGGTCATCACCCCCGGCCGCGAGCAGATCGGCGTGTCCCGCAAGGTGGAGGACGACAAGGAGCGCGCCCGACTCAAGGAGATCATCGACAGCCTCAAGGTGGGCGAGGGACTGGGCTGCATCGTGCGCACCGCCAGCCTGGGCGCCAGCAAGACCAATCTTTCCAAGGACCTCCAGTTCCTCAAGCGGCTCTGGAAGGACGTGCGCAAGACCGGCCAGGAGTCCACAGCGCCGGAGCTCATCTACCAGGAACCGGACCTCGCTGCCCGCGCCATCCGCGATTACCTCACCGAGGACGTGGGCGAGGTCTGGGTGGACGACAAGGAAACGGCCGAGGAGGTCTCCAAGTTCGCCGCCCTTATCTTCCCCCGCCGCGGTAGTCTGGTCAAAGAGCACGACGCGGTCGAGCGCACGTTGTACGAGCGGTTCAACATCACCAAACAGATTGAGCAGATATACTCGCGCGAGGTAGTGCTGCCCTCCGGTGGCCGGCTGGTGTTCGACCAGGCCGAGGCGCTCATGGCCGTGGACATCAACTCCGGCAAGGTCAGCGGCAAGACCTCGTTTTCTGAAATGGCCTACCGCACCAACAAGGAGGCGGCCGAGGTCATTCCGCAGCAGCTCCGCCTGCGCGACGTGGGCGGCCAGATCGTCATCGATTTCATCGAGATGAAGGACCGCAAGCAGTGCCAGGACGTGGAAAAAACCCTGAAGCAGTCCATGAAAGTGGACAGAGCGCGCCACGACGTGGGCCGCATGACCAAGTTCGGCCTGCTCCAGGTGGTGCGCCAGCGCATCGGCTCCTCGGCCATCTCGGTCTCCACCGAGCCCTGCCCCTGCTGCGGCGGCTCCGGCATGCGCCGCAACATGGAGTGGCAGGCGCTCCAGGCCCTCAGGTCCATCTACCTGCAGCTTCGGGCGCAACCCCCGCGCGAGAGCGGCCTCATCTACAAGGCTCCGCAAGAGCTGGCCCTCTACCTGCTCAACACCAAGAAGGACAAGCTCACGCAATTGGAGCAGGACTTCCAGACAACGATCACTGTGGAGATCGCATAG
- the hemW gene encoding radical SAM family heme chaperone HemW: MLLYIHVPFCRSKCGYCGFHSHQPGPGQMESYVDALLLELAHWGDVYDRPSVSSVYFGGGTPSLLPPNVINALGSSIRRNFALKPDVEMTFEGNPETVGAMDTLQAIKDIGVTRLSMGVQSLDNAQLAALGRRHRVRDVYRAIEQAHVIGFGNINLDLIFGLPGTRLKIWLDTIRAALELCPQHLSCYALTVEPDTPLERACFDRSITLPDEQETAKMFLYGADLLEEHGFLQYEISNFSKLGFQSRHNLGYWEGKNYLGLGPSAVSTVRGRRWANPADLGVYVNAVSSKKLDATAEQLTPEERTKEMVMLRLRTTRGLNLRGYRMLTGRAFMEVHRPLVEALSHKDLVRINNGYLRLTRHGMLVSDAILAHMFEREEAAGQGELPSTSG; the protein is encoded by the coding sequence ATGCTGCTCTATATCCACGTCCCCTTCTGCCGCTCCAAGTGCGGCTACTGCGGCTTCCACTCCCACCAGCCGGGGCCGGGGCAGATGGAGTCCTACGTGGACGCCCTGCTCCTGGAGCTGGCCCACTGGGGCGACGTGTACGACCGCCCCTCGGTCTCCTCGGTCTACTTCGGCGGCGGCACCCCCTCGCTCCTGCCGCCCAACGTCATCAACGCCCTGGGCTCCTCCATCCGCCGCAACTTCGCGCTCAAGCCCGACGTGGAGATGACCTTCGAGGGCAACCCCGAGACCGTCGGCGCCATGGACACCCTCCAGGCGATCAAGGACATCGGCGTCACCCGGCTCTCCATGGGCGTGCAGAGCCTGGACAACGCGCAGCTCGCCGCCCTGGGACGCCGCCACCGCGTGCGCGACGTCTACCGCGCCATCGAGCAGGCCCACGTGATCGGCTTCGGCAACATCAACCTCGACCTCATCTTCGGCCTGCCCGGAACACGCCTCAAGATCTGGCTGGACACCATCCGCGCCGCGCTGGAGCTCTGCCCGCAGCACCTCTCGTGCTACGCCCTCACCGTGGAGCCCGACACCCCGCTGGAGCGCGCCTGTTTCGACCGCTCCATCACCCTGCCGGACGAGCAGGAGACCGCCAAGATGTTCCTCTACGGTGCCGACCTGCTCGAAGAGCACGGCTTCCTGCAGTACGAGATCTCAAACTTCTCCAAGCTTGGGTTCCAGAGCCGCCACAACCTGGGCTACTGGGAAGGTAAGAACTACCTGGGTCTGGGCCCCTCGGCCGTCTCCACCGTACGCGGCCGGCGCTGGGCCAACCCGGCGGATCTCGGCGTCTACGTCAACGCCGTCTCGTCCAAAAAGTTAGACGCCACAGCCGAGCAGCTCACGCCCGAGGAGCGCACCAAGGAAATGGTCATGCTGAGGCTGCGCACCACGCGGGGGCTCAACCTGCGCGGCTACCGCATGCTCACCGGCCGCGCCTTCATGGAGGTCCACCGGCCCCTGGTGGAAGCCCTCTCTCACAAGGACCTCGTGCGCATCAACAATGGCTACCTCCGCCTCACCCGCCACGGCATGCTCGTGTCCGACGCCATCCTCGCCCACATGTTCGAACGCGAAGAAGCGGCCGGGCAAGGCGAGCTACCCAGCACCTCTGGATAG
- a CDS encoding glycosyltransferase yields the protein MRTFIFLPPLGKQTGGTAQLIQVAAHLDNAGFDVCLVTHGDWSAPALAAAASLDVERTTLDEVVVQREDIWLAPEGWPNAMAPALDCCRVVVWCQNWAYLFSGLPEGVHWKQLPVSFLAVSRPVAWYIDEMVGAHAHMLWPGIDLEIFHPAKSAPAGPPAIAWMPRKNKALAHQIRVAVDSRRSKVAAKPIRWVEIDGLAQWEVAEAMRSCRLFLATGFPEGCALPPLEAMASGLFVVGFAGVGCWDYMRQAWQREGFVVEAPYMADETCGAASGPAKKQQGNGFFVADADVPAAAIALCDALELIESNDPRAGQIVQSGIDTAQDYGREAQARTVKALWRKAEQGELFPGP from the coding sequence ATGCGAACCTTTATCTTCCTTCCACCGCTCGGCAAGCAGACAGGCGGCACCGCGCAGCTTATCCAGGTCGCCGCGCACCTCGACAACGCGGGGTTCGACGTCTGCCTTGTCACGCACGGCGACTGGTCGGCGCCGGCCCTGGCCGCTGCCGCCTCGCTGGATGTGGAGCGCACGACGCTGGACGAGGTCGTGGTGCAGCGCGAGGATATCTGGCTTGCGCCGGAAGGCTGGCCCAACGCCATGGCCCCGGCCCTGGACTGCTGCCGCGTGGTGGTGTGGTGCCAGAACTGGGCGTACCTTTTTTCCGGACTGCCGGAGGGCGTGCACTGGAAGCAGCTCCCGGTCTCGTTCCTGGCCGTGTCCCGACCCGTGGCCTGGTACATCGACGAGATGGTAGGCGCGCATGCGCACATGCTCTGGCCCGGCATCGACCTTGAAATCTTCCATCCGGCCAAGAGCGCGCCGGCCGGTCCGCCGGCCATCGCCTGGATGCCCCGCAAGAACAAGGCCCTGGCGCACCAGATACGCGTCGCCGTGGACAGTAGACGGTCCAAGGTGGCGGCAAAGCCGATCCGCTGGGTGGAGATAGACGGCCTGGCGCAGTGGGAAGTGGCCGAGGCCATGCGCTCGTGCCGGCTCTTTCTGGCCACGGGGTTTCCGGAAGGCTGCGCTCTGCCGCCCCTGGAGGCCATGGCCAGCGGGCTCTTCGTTGTGGGCTTTGCCGGCGTGGGCTGCTGGGACTACATGCGCCAGGCCTGGCAGCGCGAAGGGTTCGTCGTCGAGGCGCCCTACATGGCCGACGAGACGTGCGGCGCCGCATCCGGTCCGGCCAAGAAGCAGCAGGGCAACGGCTTTTTCGTGGCCGACGCCGACGTGCCGGCCGCGGCCATCGCCCTGTGCGACGCGCTGGAGCTCATTGAATCAAACGATCCCCGCGCTGGGCAGATTGTCCAATCAGGCATCGACACGGCGCAGGACTATGGCCGGGAGGCTCAGGCGCGCACCGTGAAGGCCTTGTGGCGCAAGGCTGAGCAGGGCGAGCTGTTCCCCGGACCGTGA
- a CDS encoding TatD family hydrolase gives MAKKKKKTPPPPPQSVGLPAGGVETHAHLDMEPLDAEVDAVLDRAAEAGVSRVGQVFLGPEAYEAGKELFENRDEVFFIMGIHPHDAESVNGASLDAMAQAFADDARIKAMGEIGLDFYRDWSPFDAQRIAFREQLSLAREKDISVVIHSRDAAEETLEILDDMGFADRPVLWHCFGGGPDLGQEIVSRGWFASIPGTVTFPKNEAMRRAVAALPLHAMVLETDCPYLTPIPYRGRTNEPAYLAFTAAEVAHIRDVEPAAIWRATAQNAAAYFGITLPDNA, from the coding sequence ATGGCTAAAAAGAAAAAGAAAACGCCGCCGCCACCGCCCCAGAGCGTGGGGCTGCCGGCAGGCGGTGTGGAGACGCACGCGCATCTGGATATGGAACCTTTGGACGCCGAAGTGGACGCGGTGCTGGACCGGGCCGCGGAGGCAGGCGTCTCTCGCGTGGGACAGGTCTTCCTGGGGCCCGAGGCGTACGAGGCCGGCAAGGAGCTGTTCGAGAACCGCGACGAGGTCTTCTTCATCATGGGCATCCATCCGCACGATGCCGAGAGCGTGAACGGCGCGAGCCTCGACGCCATGGCGCAGGCTTTTGCGGATGACGCACGCATCAAGGCAATGGGCGAGATCGGGCTGGACTTCTACCGTGATTGGTCGCCGTTCGATGCGCAGCGCATAGCCTTCCGCGAGCAACTTTCCCTGGCGCGGGAAAAGGACATTTCCGTAGTTATACACTCCCGCGACGCCGCCGAGGAGACGCTGGAGATACTGGACGACATGGGCTTTGCCGACCGCCCGGTGCTGTGGCACTGCTTTGGCGGCGGCCCGGACCTTGGGCAGGAGATCGTCTCCCGCGGCTGGTTCGCCTCCATCCCCGGCACGGTGACCTTTCCCAAGAACGAGGCCATGCGCCGCGCCGTGGCCGCCTTGCCGCTCCACGCCATGGTGCTGGAAACGGACTGCCCGTACCTCACGCCCATCCCGTACCGCGGCAGGACCAACGAGCCGGCGTACCTGGCCTTTACCGCGGCCGAGGTTGCGCACATCCGCGACGTGGAGCCGGCCGCAATCTGGCGCGCCACGGCGCAGAACGCCGCCGCGTACTTCGGCATCACACTGCCTGACAATGCATAA
- a CDS encoding methyl-accepting chemotaxis protein, translating into MQFKSIKTKIVVMAGICLIATIAVLLIVNVTAQKNTQSFVSNKVHDLIEAQTKRGLLSVAKNQASQIQEKLATNLDAARTLSEAFKAIRMDYSNNPDMDIRELLNDILLTTLKDNSDFLGTYSAWEPNALDGNDMQYAGDQGSGHDDTGRFVPYWNRDEQGNIARQALVGYEDSSLHPNGVQKGGWYLRPKEKHKENILDPFPYIVQGKQEWLTTMSAPIMEDGKFLGIAGTDLRLNFIQQLCEKVAADLYDGAASVQVISNLGVVVASSKNPDTVGKPLKDVGEANWQRIVEATKAAESFVDLGEEGGVVKVQAPIIPGRTEMPWSVYIEVPHSVVFAQANELDRDMDANLNRSILIGVGVAGAVAVLACAILWFLAGTIVTPVRKSVRFAESIAEGDFEQKLEINQKDEIGVLANSLRTMATNLKAMIAEAGEKTRVAEEESDKAQVAMQEAHEAKERAESAKAEGMLQAAQHLEEVVEVLTSASEELSAQIEQSSRGSDVQSQRVSETASAMEQMNATVLEVAKSAAEAASTADSAKGKAQEGSDVVTQVVQGIGEVQDQALDMKSDMTSLGEQAESIGRILDVISDIADQTNLLALNAAIEAARAGEAGRGFAVVADEVRKLAEKTMTATKEVGDAIHGIQNGTKRNIHNVEQAVSKIDSATGLAQKSGSALSEIVQLVDLTTDQVNAIAAASEEQSAASDEINRSIEEVNQISAENSDAMRQSALAVTELAHQAQVLKDLIEQMKSESTASAG; encoded by the coding sequence ATGCAGTTCAAATCGATTAAAACAAAAATTGTCGTCATGGCTGGCATCTGCTTGATCGCGACGATAGCTGTACTGTTGATTGTCAATGTCACAGCACAAAAGAATACGCAGAGTTTCGTAAGCAACAAGGTCCATGATCTGATTGAGGCGCAGACGAAAAGAGGTCTGCTCTCTGTGGCAAAGAATCAGGCAAGCCAGATACAAGAAAAACTGGCAACCAACCTGGACGCCGCCAGAACATTGTCTGAGGCATTCAAGGCAATACGGATGGATTACTCCAATAATCCAGATATGGATATCCGTGAGCTGTTGAATGACATACTTCTTACAACCTTGAAGGATAACTCTGATTTCCTTGGGACGTATAGTGCCTGGGAACCCAATGCCCTGGATGGAAATGACATGCAGTACGCCGGGGACCAAGGCAGCGGCCATGATGATACAGGGCGATTCGTGCCGTACTGGAACAGAGACGAGCAGGGCAACATAGCAAGACAGGCTCTTGTTGGTTATGAAGATTCATCCTTGCATCCAAACGGCGTGCAAAAGGGTGGGTGGTACCTCAGACCAAAAGAGAAACACAAAGAAAACATCCTCGACCCGTTCCCGTATATTGTTCAAGGCAAACAGGAATGGCTTACCACCATGTCGGCGCCCATCATGGAAGATGGCAAGTTTCTGGGTATCGCCGGTACAGACCTGCGCCTGAACTTCATCCAGCAGCTTTGCGAGAAAGTGGCCGCAGATTTGTATGATGGCGCGGCGTCAGTGCAGGTCATCAGTAATCTGGGGGTGGTTGTCGCCAGCAGCAAAAATCCGGATACGGTCGGCAAGCCTCTGAAAGATGTGGGGGAAGCAAACTGGCAAAGGATTGTGGAGGCGACGAAGGCGGCTGAATCGTTCGTCGACCTTGGAGAGGAAGGCGGCGTCGTCAAGGTTCAGGCCCCCATCATTCCCGGCAGAACGGAAATGCCGTGGTCCGTGTACATCGAAGTGCCGCACTCTGTTGTTTTTGCTCAAGCGAATGAGCTCGACCGCGATATGGACGCGAATCTGAACCGCAGCATTCTCATCGGTGTTGGCGTTGCCGGCGCTGTGGCCGTGCTTGCCTGTGCAATTCTCTGGTTCCTCGCGGGAACTATAGTGACGCCGGTGCGCAAGTCGGTCCGTTTTGCAGAAAGCATTGCCGAAGGCGATTTCGAGCAGAAGCTTGAGATCAATCAAAAGGATGAGATCGGTGTGCTGGCCAACTCCCTGCGGACAATGGCCACCAATCTGAAGGCAATGATAGCCGAGGCCGGAGAGAAGACACGGGTGGCCGAGGAAGAATCCGACAAAGCACAGGTCGCGATGCAGGAGGCGCATGAAGCAAAGGAACGCGCCGAAAGCGCCAAGGCCGAGGGCATGCTCCAGGCGGCGCAACATCTCGAAGAGGTGGTCGAGGTTCTTACCTCCGCATCCGAAGAGCTGTCCGCCCAGATCGAACAGTCGAGCCGAGGCTCGGATGTCCAGTCGCAGCGTGTCAGCGAGACCGCATCAGCCATGGAGCAGATGAACGCCACGGTTCTTGAGGTCGCCAAGAGCGCGGCGGAGGCGGCGTCCACCGCAGACTCCGCGAAAGGCAAGGCGCAGGAAGGCTCTGACGTCGTGACGCAGGTAGTCCAAGGCATTGGGGAAGTGCAAGACCAGGCCCTGGACATGAAGAGCGACATGACATCCCTGGGTGAGCAGGCCGAAAGCATTGGCCGGATTCTCGATGTGATCTCCGACATTGCCGACCAGACCAACCTGCTGGCGCTGAACGCCGCTATCGAAGCTGCCCGGGCTGGCGAGGCCGGTCGGGGCTTCGCCGTGGTGGCCGATGAAGTTCGCAAGCTGGCCGAAAAGACCATGACGGCGACCAAGGAGGTCGGCGACGCGATCCATGGTATCCAGAACGGCACCAAACGGAATATCCACAACGTGGAACAGGCCGTGTCGAAAATCGACAGCGCCACCGGGCTGGCTCAGAAATCCGGGTCGGCGCTCAGCGAGATTGTCCAGCTCGTTGATCTGACCACAGACCAGGTCAATGCGATCGCGGCGGCCTCGGAAGAGCAGTCTGCGGCAAGCGACGAGATCAATCGCAGCATCGAGGAGGTCAACCAGATCTCGGCCGAGAACTCGGACGCCATGCGCCAGTCGGCACTAGCCGTTACCGAGCTTGCCCACCAGGCCCAGGTCCTGAAAGACCTGATCGAACAGATGAAAAGCGAAAGCACCGCCTCGGCAGGCTAA
- a CDS encoding radical SAM protein → MTFQYIFGPVASSRLGRSLGLDLLGSAICTFDCLYCEVGRTEKLTLERKPYVPAADILAELEAWKRANQDLALDYVTLGGSGEPTLNSEMPAIIDGARRILPGVPVAVLTNSALMTDPEVRAELAHADAVLPSLDSLRPEPLATLNRPNPRLFAGGQQAVGELAEALVTFRKEFAGRLFLEIFLARGLNDSDEDLELFRAYVPRLAPDRVDVVTLSRPGAYAEAQPATAETLQRWREALCPLCATPQDAGPRLGTAPATHSATRAADPQAVQDAVHASLKRRPQTATQLSGALDISRKHIVSALETLEKQGHIKRRTEQDGEPFYGVRH, encoded by the coding sequence ATGACATTTCAGTATATATTCGGCCCCGTGGCATCCAGCCGGCTGGGGCGATCCCTTGGTCTCGATCTTCTTGGCTCCGCCATCTGCACCTTCGACTGCCTCTACTGCGAGGTAGGCCGTACGGAAAAGCTCACCCTGGAGCGCAAGCCCTATGTGCCGGCTGCGGACATCCTGGCCGAGCTCGAAGCCTGGAAGCGCGCCAACCAGGACCTGGCCCTGGACTACGTCACCCTCGGCGGCTCCGGCGAACCCACGCTGAACAGCGAGATGCCGGCAATCATCGACGGCGCGCGGCGTATTCTCCCCGGCGTGCCGGTTGCGGTGCTCACCAACTCGGCCTTGATGACCGATCCCGAGGTCCGGGCGGAGCTGGCCCACGCCGACGCCGTGCTGCCCTCGCTGGACTCCCTGCGGCCAGAGCCGTTGGCCACGCTCAACCGGCCGAACCCGCGCCTCTTTGCCGGCGGTCAGCAGGCCGTGGGCGAGCTGGCCGAGGCCCTGGTGACCTTCCGCAAGGAGTTCGCCGGCCGGCTCTTTCTGGAAATCTTTCTCGCACGCGGCCTGAACGACTCGGACGAGGACCTGGAGCTGTTCAGGGCCTATGTGCCGCGCCTTGCGCCGGACCGCGTGGACGTGGTCACCCTCTCGCGCCCCGGGGCCTATGCCGAGGCCCAGCCCGCCACGGCCGAGACCCTGCAACGCTGGCGCGAGGCCCTGTGCCCCCTGTGCGCCACGCCGCAGGACGCCGGCCCGCGCCTGGGAACCGCGCCCGCAACGCATTCCGCCACCCGCGCCGCCGACCCGCAGGCCGTGCAGGACGCGGTGCACGCCTCGCTGAAACGCCGCCCCCAGACGGCCACGCAGCTTTCCGGCGCGCTGGATATTTCCCGTAAACATATTGTCTCCGCGCTTGAAACCCTTGAGAAACAAGGGCATATCAAAAGGAGAACAGAGCAGGACGGCGAACCGTTTTACGGCGTCCGTCACTGA
- a CDS encoding IS481 family transposase: MTTKRKVARRKMSLLELATELGNVSKACKIMGYSRQQFYEIRRNYQTFGAEGLLDRLPGPRGPHPNRVDEAVEQAILDYCLAHPTHGPLRVAQQLVLQGVQVSSGGVRGVWSRHGLLTRHERLLRLEKSVREQRLELSDEQIRILERFSPEFRDRHIETRHTGDLVAVDTFFVGTLKGVGRVYLQSVIDCHSRYAWGRLYTTKLPVTAVHVLNEDVLPFFEEHIARISTILSDNGREFCGRPDKHPYELFLQLEGIEHRTTQVRRPQSNGFVERLHRTLLDEHFRIKGREKWYESVEEMQEDLDSYLNHYNRERTHQGRGMDGRVPYQAFLDGIVINEAEVEKEEAA; this comes from the coding sequence ATGACCACGAAACGCAAAGTAGCACGAAGGAAGATGAGTCTGCTAGAGCTGGCCACTGAATTGGGCAACGTCAGCAAAGCGTGCAAAATCATGGGCTATTCCAGGCAGCAGTTCTACGAGATCCGGCGCAACTACCAGACCTTCGGCGCCGAAGGTCTATTGGACCGCCTGCCCGGGCCGCGAGGCCCGCACCCCAACCGCGTTGACGAGGCTGTCGAGCAGGCCATTCTCGACTACTGCTTGGCTCACCCCACGCACGGGCCGCTCCGCGTCGCCCAACAGCTTGTCCTGCAAGGCGTCCAGGTCAGCTCCGGCGGTGTCCGCGGCGTCTGGAGCCGGCACGGCTTGCTCACACGCCACGAGCGGTTGCTGCGGCTGGAGAAGAGCGTGCGGGAACAACGCCTTGAGCTCTCGGATGAGCAAATCCGCATTTTAGAGCGCTTCAGCCCCGAGTTCCGTGACCGGCACATCGAGACGCGTCACACCGGCGATCTTGTGGCCGTGGACACCTTCTTCGTGGGCACGCTCAAGGGCGTTGGACGCGTGTATTTGCAGTCGGTTATCGACTGCCACAGCCGCTATGCCTGGGGCCGACTCTACACCACCAAGTTGCCGGTTACCGCGGTTCACGTGCTCAATGAGGACGTGCTGCCGTTCTTCGAGGAGCACATCGCGCGCATTTCGACGATTCTCTCGGACAACGGTCGCGAGTTCTGCGGTCGCCCGGACAAGCATCCGTACGAATTGTTCTTGCAATTAGAAGGGATTGAGCACCGGACAACGCAGGTTCGCCGGCCGCAGAGCAACGGCTTTGTGGAGCGGTTGCATCGGACATTGCTCGACGAGCATTTCCGCATCAAGGGCCGCGAGAAGTGGTACGAATCGGTGGAGGAAATGCAAGAGGATCTGGACAGTTACCTGAACCACTACAACCGGGAACGCACCCATCAGGGCCGCGGCATGGACGGCCGAGTGCCCTACCAAGCGTTCCTGGACGGCATCGTAATCAACGAAGCAGAGGTAGAAAAAGAAGAAGCAGCGTAG
- the ftsY gene encoding signal recognition particle-docking protein FtsY, translated as MAFFSKLKFWKNKDEEQQAAAEEAEAVEAEAAEQAAEAGAEEPPAEPEAGIPAEGEPVVSPAPPIVETPAGEGPAPEPSAAAPSEAPPAAVEDWQKDLALALREAEPRLSAWLDAILEGVSEKGPALWERLSFLFKALGAPASEAEDFITRFQKWLDDMEYEAVAEFRSELQYRLALALDLEDEEDERNRLMLKLSEGLAKTKETITKRIDTLLDTHETIDEAFWEELEEILIMADVGYEASVQLADRLRARAKKNNVTDPAQFKDLMREELEEIFKEKKRIAVVNPPEVVLVIGVNGVGKTTTIAKLAHRAQMQGRKVLIAAGDTFRAAAVEQLEIWSKRVGAGFYAKGQDADPAAVAYEAMDKAVSERFDLLIVDTAGRLHTKVNLMDELKKIKQVLGKKHPGAPHRSVLVLDSTTGQNALSQADLFNKGVGVDEVILTKLDGTAKGGVVVAIALQYQLPITFVGLGEKMEDLRPFDGHDFAKALLT; from the coding sequence ATGGCATTCTTCTCCAAGCTCAAGTTCTGGAAGAACAAGGACGAGGAACAACAGGCTGCTGCCGAAGAGGCAGAAGCGGTGGAGGCCGAGGCGGCGGAGCAAGCTGCTGAAGCCGGAGCCGAGGAGCCGCCTGCCGAACCGGAGGCCGGGATACCGGCCGAGGGTGAGCCGGTTGTCTCGCCGGCTCCGCCCATAGTGGAGACGCCTGCCGGGGAAGGCCCAGCGCCCGAACCGTCGGCTGCTGCGCCCTCAGAAGCGCCGCCGGCCGCCGTGGAGGATTGGCAGAAGGATCTCGCCCTGGCCCTGCGCGAGGCCGAGCCGCGGCTCTCTGCCTGGCTCGACGCCATCCTGGAAGGTGTCAGCGAAAAAGGTCCGGCGCTATGGGAACGGCTTTCCTTCCTGTTCAAGGCGCTGGGTGCGCCGGCCAGCGAGGCCGAGGACTTCATCACCCGGTTCCAGAAGTGGCTCGACGACATGGAGTACGAGGCCGTGGCGGAGTTCCGCTCCGAGCTGCAGTACCGCCTGGCCCTGGCCCTGGACCTGGAAGACGAGGAGGACGAGCGGAACCGGCTGATGCTCAAGCTCTCCGAAGGCCTGGCCAAGACCAAGGAGACCATCACCAAGCGCATCGACACGCTGCTCGACACGCACGAGACCATCGACGAGGCGTTCTGGGAAGAGCTTGAGGAAATTCTGATCATGGCCGACGTGGGCTATGAGGCCAGCGTCCAGCTGGCCGACCGGCTGCGCGCCCGCGCCAAGAAGAACAACGTCACCGATCCCGCGCAGTTCAAGGACCTCATGCGCGAGGAGCTTGAAGAAATATTCAAGGAAAAGAAGCGCATCGCCGTGGTCAACCCGCCGGAGGTGGTGCTCGTCATCGGCGTGAACGGCGTTGGCAAGACCACCACCATCGCCAAGCTGGCCCATCGCGCCCAGATGCAGGGCCGCAAGGTGCTCATCGCTGCGGGCGACACCTTCCGCGCCGCGGCCGTGGAGCAGTTGGAGATCTGGTCCAAGCGCGTGGGCGCGGGGTTCTACGCCAAAGGGCAGGACGCCGACCCGGCCGCCGTGGCCTACGAGGCCATGGACAAGGCCGTGAGCGAACGGTTTGATCTGCTCATTGTGGACACGGCCGGCCGCCTGCACACCAAGGTCAACCTCATGGACGAGCTCAAGAAGATCAAGCAGGTGCTCGGCAAGAAGCACCCCGGCGCGCCGCATCGCTCCGTGCTCGTGCTCGACTCCACCACCGGCCAGAACGCCCTGTCCCAGGCCGACCTCTTCAACAAGGGCGTGGGCGTGGACGAGGTCATCCTCACCAAGCTTGACGGCACGGCCAAGGGCGGCGTGGTCGTGGCCATCGCCTTGCAGTACCAGCTGCCCATCACATTCGTGGGCCTGGGCGAAAAGATGGAAGACCTCCGACCCTTTGACGGGCATGACTTTGCGAAAGCATTGCTGACATAA
- a CDS encoding epoxyqueuosine reductase QueH has protein sequence MPSRRILLHVCCGPCAIVPAERLLDAGWEVTALFYNPNIHPLTEYLKRREGVREVADRLGFRVIYKDDEYDPQLYFRTVAQREANRCFHCYSLRLERAHAIAKRGRFDAFTSTLLYSKHQKHETIAGLGRDIAGGGDPVFHYEDYRTGWQQGIETSKEWGIYRQQYCGCLYSEFERFRNDLRNVSSS, from the coding sequence ATGCCATCCCGACGCATCCTTCTTCATGTGTGCTGCGGCCCCTGCGCCATCGTGCCGGCAGAGCGGCTGCTCGACGCCGGCTGGGAAGTCACGGCCCTTTTCTACAACCCGAATATCCACCCCCTCACGGAGTACCTGAAACGCCGCGAGGGGGTGCGGGAAGTAGCGGACAGGCTGGGTTTTCGCGTCATCTACAAGGACGACGAGTACGACCCGCAGCTCTACTTCCGCACCGTGGCCCAGCGCGAGGCCAATCGCTGCTTCCACTGCTACTCCCTGCGGCTGGAGCGCGCCCACGCCATCGCCAAGCGCGGCCGGTTCGACGCCTTCACCTCCACCCTGCTCTACTCCAAGCACCAGAAGCACGAGACCATCGCCGGCCTGGGCCGGGACATCGCCGGCGGCGGCGACCCTGTCTTCCATTACGAGGACTACCGCACCGGCTGGCAGCAGGGCATCGAGACCTCCAAAGAATGGGGCATCTACCGCCAGCAGTACTGTGGCTGCTTGTACAGTGAGTTCGAACGGTTCCGTAATGACCTCCGCAACGTGTCCTCCTCATGA